From the Streptomyces sp. NBC_01216 genome, the window ACCTACGGCCGCCCGGACGCGGCCAAGGCCAAGAAGACGCTCCGCAAGGCCGGCATCACCGACAAGGTCAAGCTCACCCTCTGGTCCACCCCGAGCCGCTACGGCCCCTCCACCGACCTGGAATTCGGGGCGATAGCCGAACAGCTCAACAGCAGCGGACTGTTCGACGCGGACGTCCAGTCCGTCGCCTTCGAGCAGTACGAGAAGGACATCACGGCCGGCAAGTACGGCGTGTACGTCAAGGGCTGGGTGCCCGACTACCCGGACGCCGACAACTTCACCGCCCCGTTCTTCGGCGAGGACAACGTCCTCGGCAACCACTACGAGAACGCCACCATCACCGGCACTCTCCTCCCGCGGACCTCGGCCGCCGCCGACCGCGCGGCCACCGACGCGGACTTCGGCCGCCTGCAGGACCTGGTGGCCGACGAGCTGCCGATCCTCCCGCTCTGGCAGGGCAAGCAGTACGCGGTCGCCCGTGACAACGTCACCGGCCTCGAATGGACCCTGGACGCCTCCACGGTCTTCCGCTTCTGGGAGATCAAGAAGGCCTGATCTCCCTCTAGGCGGCCTGACCTGCACTTTCGCGGGTCGCGCCGCTTAGCTGTCCGCACCCGGTCCGCAGGCCGCCGAGCACGGCGTCCATGACGGCCCGGGTGCGGTCTTCTTCCCCGGGCCACAGGTGCGCGTAGATCCGCAGCGTGATGACGGCGGACGCGTGCCCGAGGACCAGCTGAACCTGCTTGACGCTTGCGCCGCCGGCGATGAGCGCGGAGGCGTAGAAGTGCCGCAGGTCGTGGGTCACCATGTGCGGCAGCTCGATGGGCTTGCGGCCCTCGCGCTTGGCCGCCTCACTCTCCTCCGCCTGGAGCGCCCTGCGGGCGCAGTTCCACTCGGTCTTCCACCGCCGGTAGTTGAGCGGCTCCCCCTCCTCCATCGTGAACAGCCACTCCTTGGAGGGGCGTGCGGCGAGATGCGCGAGGAGCGCGTCGGTGACGACCTCCCCGACCGGGACCGTACGCCGGGACTTCGCGGTCTTCGGCGGGCCGATCTTCCCGGACTGAAGCCGCTGCCGGTCGACCCGGATGGTGCCAGCCTTGAAGTCGACGTCCGACACCTTCAGGCCGAGCAGTTCACCGATGCGCAGCCCTGATCCGGCGAGGGTGACGATCGCCGCGCGGATGTACGGCGGCATCACGCGGGCCATGGCCTCGACCTGGGCGACCGTGGGCGGGGTGACCTCTTCGTCCGGCATGGCCGGGAGGGTGATCCGGCGGCATGGGCTGGAGGCGATGACCTTGTCGTCCACGGCCGCCGCCATGACGCGCACGAGGACGTCGTAGACGTTCCGCACGCTGCCGGGGCCGAGCTGGTCGGACAGGTGCTTGAAGAGCACTTGTATGTCGTTGCGGCGTATCGCCGCCATGGAGCGGGCGCCCAGTGCCGGTACGAGGTGGAGCCGTAGCGCGTTGTC encodes:
- a CDS encoding tyrosine-type recombinase/integrase, translated to MANIQKRPNGKWRARYRDLDGKEHARHFERKLDAQRWLDEVTASMVTGQYVDPRAGRITFEKYAEKWEGSLIASEAGERITDNALRLHLVPALGARSMAAIRRNDIQVLFKHLSDQLGPGSVRNVYDVLVRVMAAAVDDKVIASSPCRRITLPAMPDEEVTPPTVAQVEAMARVMPPYIRAAIVTLAGSGLRIGELLGLKVSDVDFKAGTIRVDRQRLQSGKIGPPKTAKSRRTVPVGEVVTDALLAHLAARPSKEWLFTMEEGEPLNYRRWKTEWNCARRALQAEESEAAKREGRKPIELPHMVTHDLRHFYASALIAGGASVKQVQLVLGHASAVITLRIYAHLWPGEEDRTRAVMDAVLGGLRTGCGQLSGATRESAGQAA